The genomic DNA ACGGCATTCTGGGGCGTCGGGCGGGGCGTGCGTGGCTGCTCGCGGCCTCGTTGGCTTTTTATGCGTGGTGGAACCCGATTCATCTGCCGCTGCTGCTCGGGTCGGTTGTGTTGAACTTCTGGCTCGCGCGAGCTGTGGGAGATGAGCGTCGAGACGCGGGCGTTCGGAAGAGGTTGATGGTGCTCGGCGTGGTGGCGAACGTGGGTGCGCTCGCGTGGTTCAAGTATCTGGACTTTGTGCTTCGTTCGACGCTGGGGACGCTGGGGTATGAGGTCGAGCCGACGGGGATCATGATTCCGCTGGCGATCTCATTCTTCACGTTTCAGCAGATCGCGTACATCGTGGACGCGTACAAGGAGCCGGGGCGGGCGCGGTCGTTCATGGATTACGCGCTCTTTGTGACGTTCTTTCCGCAGTTGGTGGCCGGACCGATCGTGCATCACAGCGAGTTGATGCCACAGATCGCGGGAGCGGAGCCGTACCGGGCGCGGATGAGCAACCTTTCGATCGGGATGACGATGTTCATCCTTGGGTTGTTCAAGAAGGTTGTGATCGCGGACGAGATCGCGCAGTGGCCTGACGCGATTTTCGGTGCCGCGGGTCGCGGGGATGCGCCGACAACGATCCAGGCGTGGATCGGGATGCTGGGCTTTACGATGCAGGTGTACTTCGATTTTTCGGGGTACTCGGACATGGCGATCGGCCTGGCGCGGATGTTCGGGATCCGGCTTCCGATGAACTTCGACTCGCCGCTGAAGGCGACGGGGATCTCGGAGTTCTGGCGTCGCTGGCACATGACGCTGTCGCGGTTTCTGAAGCAGTATGTGTATCTGCCGCTGGGAGGCAGCCGCGCGGGGCGGGCGCGGGGGTATATGAATCTCGTGATCACGATGCTTGTGAGCGGGTTGTGGCACGGGGCCGCGTGGACGTTTGTGGCGTTCGGTCTGTTGCACGGGATCTATCTGGTGATCCAGCAGATCTGGTCGAGGCGGTTCCGTCTGAAGCCGGATGCGCCGCAGTGGAGGCGGACGTTCCGATGCGCGTGGGCGAGGTTGCTGACGTTCATGGCGTTCGCGTTCAGTCTGATTCTGTTTCGCTCGTCGAGCTTCGAGGGTGCGTGGCTGATGCTCAAGGGTGTGGTGGGTGCCGGGGCGAGAGAGGGCGCGAGTGTTGTATCGGTTGATCAGACGCGGGCGTTGATATGGATCGGGGCGGCGTGGTTCATCGCGTGGACGATGCCGAACGTGCAGGAGTTCATGAGGCGTTGGTCGCCCGCGCTGGACTGGTCGCCATCGCGGACGAAGTGGCGGTTCTGGACGTTGCAGGTTGCGTATCCGGCGTGGGCTCCGAATCCGCTGTGGGCGGTGCCGCTGGTTGCGTTGCTGGTGTGGAGCGTGCTGAGTCTGGATCGGGTGGCGATCTTTGTGTATTGGCAGTTCTGACATGAGCGAGCATGCGGGGAGCACGAGCGGGAGAGCAAGCGGCACAGCGCGAGCGCGTTCGCACGCGCCGTTCGTGGCGGCGTTGCTTGCGTT from Phycisphaeraceae bacterium includes the following:
- a CDS encoding MBOAT family protein; this encodes MLFHSYTFLFLFLPLAWAGFYACNGILGRRAGRAWLLAASLAFYAWWNPIHLPLLLGSVVLNFWLARAVGDERRDAGVRKRLMVLGVVANVGALAWFKYLDFVLRSTLGTLGYEVEPTGIMIPLAISFFTFQQIAYIVDAYKEPGRARSFMDYALFVTFFPQLVAGPIVHHSELMPQIAGAEPYRARMSNLSIGMTMFILGLFKKVVIADEIAQWPDAIFGAAGRGDAPTTIQAWIGMLGFTMQVYFDFSGYSDMAIGLARMFGIRLPMNFDSPLKATGISEFWRRWHMTLSRFLKQYVYLPLGGSRAGRARGYMNLVITMLVSGLWHGAAWTFVAFGLLHGIYLVIQQIWSRRFRLKPDAPQWRRTFRCAWARLLTFMAFAFSLILFRSSSFEGAWLMLKGVVGAGAREGASVVSVDQTRALIWIGAAWFIAWTMPNVQEFMRRWSPALDWSPSRTKWRFWTLQVAYPAWAPNPLWAVPLVALLVWSVLSLDRVAIFVYWQF